From the genome of Halomonas sp. 1513, one region includes:
- a CDS encoding acetyl-CoA synthetase: MNPIEGHLPSRSPLHDILAPTGIAVIGASSDPTKRGYKAMVGLIKDGYRGDIYPVNPKADMILGVKAWPSVTAIPGNPELALICTPAASVPELIAECGRRGIKGAVILASGFAEIGGQGAALEQAMMDKARAHGVRIIGPNTSGIFNLHQRINLLALDNVRPGDVGIISQSGNMLLALALEAQHNGQVGFSTYVGPGNQSDIGFNDYLRYLGEDEQTRVATLYVEGFRDGRKFLDVAREVTAMKPVVVYKSGSTEQGQKAASSHTGALAGSYTMTVDLLKQAGVSVVQYSDEILPVAEGLGLLQKARGKRVAVISDGGGQATIASDRLAEAGLELAELSEATRDRLRAILFPQASTVNPVDVAGSTDANPSLLATCMEIVAADDNVDSVFLVGMFGGYSIRFAESLLGDEMRGAEAMVDLAKATTKPLVIYSLYTPVKPPALRRLHEAGLPIYASIEHAVRLLAALGERGQYLAETHRHAREKTVEPRAELSAMFQQARAEGRDLFEYEAKRLLRDHGVAVPQERVVRNAADLAEAAALFRDERGDIPLAMKVVSKDILHKSDAGGVRLNVVGEAAMHEARQAILDACHTYDAGAEIEGVLIAPMAKKGVEVIVGVIRDPIFGPVLMFGLGGIFVEILEDVAFRSIPLSRHDAESMVEQIKAKKILGGVRGEKAVDKTALVDLLLTVSRLVEAYPALSELDLNPVIVNADGYAVVDARVIVARDAQITDAYQTDERDADA, translated from the coding sequence ATGAATCCTATCGAAGGACATCTGCCGAGCCGCAGCCCGCTGCACGATATCCTGGCGCCCACCGGCATTGCCGTGATCGGTGCCTCGTCCGATCCCACCAAGCGTGGCTACAAGGCCATGGTCGGCCTGATCAAGGACGGCTACCGCGGTGACATCTATCCGGTCAATCCCAAGGCCGACATGATCCTGGGGGTCAAGGCCTGGCCGTCGGTGACGGCGATTCCCGGTAATCCCGAGCTGGCGCTGATCTGTACCCCGGCGGCCAGCGTGCCCGAGCTGATCGCCGAGTGCGGGCGGCGCGGCATCAAGGGGGCGGTGATACTGGCCAGCGGCTTCGCCGAGATCGGCGGCCAGGGGGCGGCGCTGGAGCAGGCGATGATGGACAAGGCGCGCGCCCACGGCGTGCGCATCATCGGCCCCAATACCTCGGGTATCTTCAATCTTCACCAGCGGATCAACCTGCTGGCGCTGGATAACGTGCGCCCTGGCGATGTGGGGATCATCTCGCAGTCGGGCAACATGCTGCTGGCGCTGGCGCTGGAGGCCCAGCACAACGGCCAGGTGGGCTTCTCGACCTATGTTGGCCCTGGCAACCAGAGCGACATCGGCTTCAACGACTACCTGCGCTACCTGGGCGAGGACGAGCAGACCCGGGTGGCGACGCTCTACGTAGAAGGCTTCCGCGACGGCCGCAAGTTCCTCGACGTGGCCCGCGAGGTCACCGCCATGAAGCCGGTGGTGGTCTACAAGTCCGGCTCCACTGAGCAGGGCCAGAAGGCCGCCAGCTCGCACACCGGGGCGCTGGCCGGCAGCTACACCATGACCGTGGACCTGCTCAAGCAGGCCGGGGTCAGTGTGGTGCAGTACTCCGACGAGATCCTGCCGGTGGCCGAGGGGCTAGGGCTGCTGCAGAAGGCCCGCGGCAAGCGCGTGGCGGTGATTTCCGACGGCGGCGGCCAGGCCACCATCGCCTCTGACCGGCTGGCCGAGGCGGGCCTGGAACTCGCCGAGCTCAGCGAGGCGACCCGCGACCGGCTGCGCGCGATCCTTTTTCCCCAGGCGTCTACCGTCAACCCGGTGGACGTGGCCGGCTCCACCGACGCCAACCCCTCGCTGCTGGCGACCTGCATGGAGATCGTCGCCGCCGACGACAACGTCGACAGCGTGTTTCTGGTCGGCATGTTCGGCGGCTACAGCATCCGCTTCGCCGAGTCGCTGCTGGGCGATGAGATGCGCGGCGCCGAGGCGATGGTCGATCTGGCCAAGGCGACCACCAAGCCGCTGGTGATCTATAGCCTCTATACCCCGGTCAAGCCGCCGGCGCTGCGCCGATTGCACGAGGCAGGGTTACCCATCTATGCCTCCATCGAGCATGCCGTGCGGCTGCTGGCGGCCCTCGGCGAGCGCGGCCAGTACCTGGCCGAAACCCATCGTCATGCCCGTGAAAAGACGGTCGAGCCGCGCGCCGAGCTGAGCGCCATGTTCCAGCAGGCCCGGGCCGAGGGGCGCGATCTCTTCGAGTATGAGGCCAAGCGGCTGCTGCGCGACCACGGCGTCGCGGTGCCACAGGAGCGGGTGGTCAGAAACGCGGCCGACCTGGCCGAGGCGGCGGCCCTGTTTCGCGACGAGCGTGGCGATATCCCGCTGGCCATGAAAGTGGTCTCGAAAGACATCCTGCACAAGTCCGACGCCGGCGGTGTACGCCTCAACGTAGTCGGCGAGGCCGCCATGCACGAGGCCCGCCAGGCGATCCTCGATGCCTGCCACACCTACGACGCCGGCGCGGAGATCGAGGGCGTGCTGATCGCCCCCATGGCCAAGAAGGGCGTGGAGGTGATCGTCGGGGTGATCCGTGATCCGATCTTCGGCCCGGTGCTGATGTTCGGCCTCGGCGGTATCTTCGTCGAGATCCTCGAGGACGTGGCCTTCCGTTCGATCCCGCTCTCCCGCCACGACGCCGAATCGATGGTCGAGCAGATCAAGGCCAAGAAGATCCTCGGCGGCGTGCGCGGCGAGAAGGCCGTGGACAAGACGGCGCTGGTCGACCTGCTGCTTACCGTGTCACGCCTGGTCGAGGCATACCCCGCGCTTTCCGAACTCGACCTCAATCCGGTGATCGTCAACGCCGACGGCTATGCCGTGGTCGACGCCCGGGTTATCGTCGCGCGAGACGCCCAGATCACCGACGCCTACCAGACCGACGAAAGGGACGCCGACGCATGA
- a CDS encoding enoyl-CoA hydratase codes for MSQIATQDSVPQLSDAQLTLEERVATLTLDRHDVRNALTGTGLVDDIVAVAEWVNRCDAVSVLMITGAGSAFSAGGNVKDMAQRGGDFAGDVAEVAERYRRGIQRIPLALQGVEVPIIAAVNGPAIGAGFDLANMADIRIASDRAKFGETFLNLGIIPGDGGAWFLQRLIGYQRAFELTLSGRVIGAEEAREYGIVLEVVEHEALMRRAGELAAQFAAQPPKATRLTKRLMKQGSRLELKDFLDLCATFQGMCHNEPEHLEAVQRMLEKMAR; via the coding sequence ATGAGCCAGATCGCTACTCAAGACAGCGTGCCGCAGCTGTCCGATGCCCAGTTGACCCTCGAGGAGAGGGTGGCCACCCTGACCCTGGATCGTCACGACGTGCGCAACGCCCTGACCGGTACCGGGCTGGTCGACGATATCGTCGCCGTGGCCGAGTGGGTCAACCGCTGCGACGCGGTCTCGGTGCTGATGATCACCGGCGCCGGTTCGGCGTTCAGCGCCGGCGGCAACGTCAAGGATATGGCCCAGCGCGGCGGCGACTTCGCTGGCGACGTGGCCGAGGTCGCCGAGCGCTACCGGCGCGGTATCCAGCGTATCCCGCTGGCGCTGCAGGGCGTCGAGGTGCCGATCATCGCCGCGGTCAACGGCCCGGCCATCGGCGCGGGCTTCGATCTGGCCAATATGGCCGATATTCGCATCGCCTCGGACAGGGCCAAGTTCGGCGAGACCTTCCTCAACCTGGGGATCATTCCCGGCGACGGCGGCGCCTGGTTTCTGCAGCGGCTGATCGGCTATCAGCGCGCCTTCGAGCTGACCCTCTCCGGCCGGGTGATCGGCGCCGAGGAGGCCCGCGAGTACGGCATCGTGCTAGAGGTGGTCGAGCATGAGGCACTGATGCGCCGGGCAGGCGAGCTGGCGGCACAGTTTGCCGCCCAGCCGCCCAAGGCGACGCGACTCACCAAGCGCCTGATGAAGCAGGGCAGTCGCCTGGAGCTCAAGGACTTTCTCGACCTGTGCGCGACCTTCCAGGGGATGTGTCATAACGAGCCGGAGCATCTCGAGGCGGTCCAGCGCATGCTGGAGAAGATGGCCCGGTAG
- a CDS encoding SLC13 family permease: MADSTLVFIVLGLTLAAFVWGRFRYDLVALSALLTSVMLGLVEADRAFMGFGHPAVITVAAVLVLSKGFERSGLVDVIAEQTLKVGERLVLQLLVLTGTVTVLSAVMNNVGALALLLPVAMRMAREHNSSPSLLLMPLAFGSLLGGLMTLIGTPPNIIIATYRGAQTGDNFGMFSFFPVGVVVAAVGLAFIVLVGWRLTPRREGQSSAEELFDTDNYLVELKVGEESKAIGWTLREMHEALEETIPVVAVVRDDERRAGHAFHGSLREGDILLVEGGPEEMKLLEDKAGLSLGAEPEDEEEGADTAKETEEAQQNKDKQGKKKRNGVDTEGLQLVEAVVRNDSMMVNRTVVQLRLQNQHGLHLVAVARDGARLKQRLREIRFKAGDVLLLQGDESGLAESLATLGCLPLANRNLTIGQPRMLLLSIAIFALAIIAMLTDLLPAAVALATAALVSLLVGVLPLRDGYQAIDGPVIVLLAAMLPVGEALDTSGGAALIAEAMLALGSGWPPVATLVALFVISTLLSNVINNAAAALLMAPIAASLASGFGLSLDPFLMVVAVSASCAFLTPIGHQSNTLVMGPGGYRFSDYWTLGLPLTLLVLVVSIPMIMLVWPL; encoded by the coding sequence GTGGCCGACAGTACGCTGGTGTTCATCGTTCTGGGACTGACCCTGGCGGCCTTCGTCTGGGGTCGCTTTCGCTACGATCTGGTGGCGCTCTCCGCGCTGCTGACGTCGGTGATGCTGGGGCTGGTGGAGGCCGACCGAGCGTTCATGGGCTTTGGCCACCCGGCGGTGATCACCGTGGCCGCTGTGCTGGTGCTGAGCAAGGGCTTCGAGCGCTCGGGGTTGGTCGACGTGATCGCCGAGCAGACGCTCAAGGTCGGCGAGCGGCTGGTGCTGCAGCTGCTGGTGTTGACCGGCACCGTGACGGTGCTCTCGGCGGTAATGAACAACGTCGGGGCGCTGGCATTGCTGCTGCCGGTGGCGATGCGCATGGCCCGCGAACACAACAGCTCCCCTTCGCTGCTGCTGATGCCGCTGGCCTTCGGCTCGCTGCTGGGCGGCCTGATGACGCTGATCGGTACCCCGCCGAATATCATTATTGCTACCTACCGCGGCGCCCAGACCGGCGACAACTTTGGCATGTTCTCGTTCTTCCCCGTCGGTGTGGTGGTGGCCGCGGTGGGCCTCGCGTTTATCGTGCTGGTGGGTTGGCGTCTGACCCCGCGTCGCGAGGGCCAGTCGTCCGCCGAAGAGCTGTTCGATACCGACAACTATCTGGTCGAGCTCAAGGTGGGGGAGGAGTCCAAGGCCATCGGCTGGACCCTGCGCGAGATGCACGAGGCGCTGGAGGAGACCATTCCGGTGGTGGCGGTGGTGCGTGATGACGAGCGACGCGCCGGCCACGCCTTTCACGGCAGCCTGCGGGAGGGCGATATCCTGCTGGTGGAGGGCGGCCCCGAGGAGATGAAGCTGCTCGAGGACAAGGCGGGACTGTCGCTGGGGGCGGAGCCCGAGGACGAAGAGGAAGGTGCCGATACCGCCAAGGAGACGGAGGAAGCGCAGCAAAACAAGGACAAGCAGGGCAAGAAGAAGCGCAACGGCGTCGATACCGAGGGCCTGCAGCTGGTCGAAGCAGTGGTGCGTAACGACTCGATGATGGTCAACCGCACCGTGGTTCAGCTGCGTCTGCAGAACCAGCACGGCCTGCACCTGGTGGCGGTGGCTCGCGACGGGGCGCGACTCAAGCAGCGGCTGCGCGAGATTCGCTTCAAGGCTGGCGACGTGCTGCTGCTGCAGGGCGATGAGAGCGGACTGGCCGAGAGCCTGGCGACGCTGGGCTGCCTGCCGCTGGCCAACCGAAACCTGACCATCGGCCAGCCGCGCATGCTGCTGCTGTCGATCGCTATCTTCGCACTGGCGATCATCGCCATGCTTACCGACCTGCTGCCGGCCGCGGTGGCGCTCGCCACGGCGGCGCTGGTATCGCTGCTGGTCGGGGTATTGCCGCTGCGCGACGGCTATCAGGCCATCGACGGGCCGGTGATCGTGCTGCTGGCGGCGATGCTGCCGGTGGGCGAGGCGCTGGATACCAGCGGTGGCGCGGCGCTGATCGCCGAGGCGATGCTGGCGCTAGGCAGCGGCTGGCCGCCGGTGGCCACCCTGGTGGCGCTGTTCGTGATCTCGACGCTGCTCTCCAACGTGATCAACAATGCCGCCGCCGCGCTTTTGATGGCGCCGATTGCCGCCAGCCTGGCAAGCGGCTTCGGCCTGTCGCTGGATCCGTTCCTTATGGTGGTGGCGGTCAGCGCCTCCTGCGCCTTCCTGACGCCCATCGGCCACCAGTCCAACACCTTGGTCATGGGGCCTGGGGGCTATCGCTTCAGCGACTACTGGACGCTCGGTCTGCCGCTGACGCTGTTGGTGCTAGTGGTATCGATTCCGATGATCATGCTGGTATGGCCGCTGTGA
- a CDS encoding glycine/betaine ABC transporter substrate-binding protein — protein MKKQALNRHIRTTSLALAAGVGLTAAGAAQAQDTVNLAYVEWASEVASTNVVRAVLEQAGYEVDMTSLSAAAMWQALSTGDADAIVAAWLPTTHADYLERVGDDVEDLGVNLDGTKLGLVVPEYTDVDSIEDLNDNADLFDGEIIGIDPGAGLMGLTEEVVDEYGLDLRLRSGSDATMVAALSSAINNEEDIVVTSWTPHWMFARWDLKYLEDPQEIYGGAEQIHTVVRQGLADDMPEVHAILDAFEWTPEQMGEVMLMNQEDGADPYESAQQWVADNQDLVEEWLSAAE, from the coding sequence ATGAAGAAGCAAGCGCTGAATCGCCACATCCGCACTACCAGCCTGGCACTGGCCGCGGGCGTCGGCCTCACCGCCGCCGGCGCCGCCCAGGCCCAGGACACGGTCAACCTGGCCTACGTCGAGTGGGCTTCGGAAGTCGCCTCCACCAACGTGGTGCGTGCGGTGCTCGAGCAGGCCGGCTACGAGGTCGACATGACCTCGCTGTCCGCCGCCGCCATGTGGCAGGCACTCTCCACCGGCGATGCCGATGCCATCGTCGCCGCCTGGCTACCCACCACCCATGCCGACTACCTCGAGCGTGTCGGCGATGACGTCGAGGACCTGGGCGTCAACCTGGACGGCACCAAGCTCGGCCTGGTGGTCCCCGAGTACACCGACGTCGACTCCATCGAGGACCTCAACGACAACGCCGATCTGTTCGATGGCGAGATCATCGGCATCGATCCCGGCGCCGGCCTGATGGGCCTGACCGAGGAGGTGGTCGACGAGTATGGCCTCGACCTGCGCCTGCGCAGCGGCAGCGACGCCACCATGGTCGCCGCGCTGAGCAGCGCCATCAACAACGAGGAAGACATCGTCGTCACCAGCTGGACACCCCACTGGATGTTCGCCCGCTGGGACCTCAAGTACCTCGAGGATCCACAGGAGATCTACGGTGGCGCCGAGCAGATCCACACCGTGGTACGCCAGGGTCTCGCCGATGACATGCCCGAAGTGCATGCCATCCTCGATGCCTTCGAGTGGACGCCGGAGCAGATGGGCGAAGTCATGCTGATGAACCAGGAAGATGGCGCCGACCCCTACGAGAGCGCTCAGCAGTGGGTCGCCGACAACCAGGACCTGGTCGAGGAGTGGCTCTCCGCCGCTGAATAA
- a CDS encoding ABC transporter permease, translating into MDIPRIPLGNWIEGGLDWLTSEYSMVTRAISRATQTGINGLNDALMWLPPWALLLIIVAICWKVANARLAIGGAAGLALIWNLGLWNPMIETLTLVVIATLVAVVIAIPVGITAALSERLYRTIMPVLDFMQTMPAFVYLIPAIPFFGIGSVSAIFATVIFSMPPAIRFTTLGIRQVPKELIEAADAYGATRGQKLVKVQLPLSLPTVMAGINQTIMLALSMVVIAAMIGADGLGSEVWRAIQRLRPGDGFEAGIAVVILAMLLDRLTQSLSKERKS; encoded by the coding sequence ATCGATATTCCCCGCATCCCCCTGGGTAACTGGATCGAGGGTGGCCTGGACTGGCTGACCAGCGAATACTCGATGGTGACCCGCGCCATTTCCCGTGCCACCCAGACCGGTATCAACGGCCTCAACGATGCGCTGATGTGGCTGCCGCCCTGGGCGCTGCTGCTGATCATCGTGGCGATCTGCTGGAAAGTGGCCAACGCCCGGCTCGCCATCGGCGGTGCCGCCGGCCTGGCGCTGATCTGGAACCTGGGCCTGTGGAACCCGATGATCGAGACGCTGACCCTGGTGGTGATCGCCACCCTGGTGGCCGTGGTCATCGCCATCCCGGTGGGTATCACCGCGGCGCTCTCCGAACGGCTCTATCGCACCATCATGCCGGTGCTCGACTTCATGCAGACCATGCCGGCCTTCGTCTACCTGATTCCGGCGATTCCGTTCTTCGGCATCGGCTCGGTCTCGGCGATCTTCGCCACGGTGATCTTCTCCATGCCACCGGCGATCCGCTTCACCACCCTGGGCATCCGCCAGGTACCCAAGGAGCTGATCGAGGCCGCCGACGCCTATGGCGCCACCCGCGGCCAGAAGCTGGTCAAGGTACAGCTGCCGCTGTCGTTGCCGACGGTCATGGCCGGCATCAACCAGACCATCATGCTGGCGCTGTCGATGGTGGTGATCGCCGCCATGATCGGCGCCGACGGCCTGGGCAGCGAAGTGTGGCGCGCCATCCAGCGGCTGCGCCCCGGCGACGGCTTCGAGGCGGGTATCGCGGTGGTCATTCTGGCCATGCTGCTCGACCGCCTGACCCAGTCGCTGAGCAAGGAACGCAAGTCGTAA
- a CDS encoding glycine/betaine ABC transporter ATP-binding protein: protein MNEERNVKIRVRNLSKVFGSQPKKALALRDQGLKRPEILEKTGQTLGLSNIDFDVHEGELLVIMGLSGSGKSTLIRCLNRLIEPSEGEIVIDGENIPTLGEKALLECRRRHFSMVFQNFALFPHRTVQKNAEFGLEIRGIDPAERREIARTALKQVGLDGWEDAYPNQLSGGMQQRVGLARALANDASVLLMDEAFSALDPLIRGDMQQELLQLQSRMQKTTVFITHDLDEALTIGDRIVLLKDGEIVQIGTPEEILTKPADDYVRRFIEGVDKARILTAESAMRRVRSTVRDSDGPRTALRKMHEHSLDSIYIIDRDQHLIGLIEAEAASQALEQGKERVTDVMTQDFRRVTLEEPMHHLFAMFSEHSFPIAVVDDQQRLLGVVVKGAVLDQLAQAAEPTLIAERPTTAGEA, encoded by the coding sequence ATGAATGAAGAACGCAACGTCAAGATTCGCGTACGCAACCTGAGCAAGGTCTTCGGCTCTCAGCCCAAGAAGGCCCTGGCACTGCGTGACCAGGGGCTCAAACGCCCGGAGATCCTTGAAAAGACGGGCCAGACACTGGGCCTGTCCAATATCGACTTCGATGTCCACGAGGGGGAACTGCTGGTCATCATGGGGCTTTCGGGCTCCGGCAAATCGACCCTGATCCGCTGCCTGAATCGCTTGATCGAACCCTCCGAGGGCGAGATCGTGATCGACGGCGAGAACATCCCCACCCTGGGCGAAAAAGCACTACTCGAATGCCGGCGCCGCCACTTCTCGATGGTGTTCCAGAACTTCGCGCTGTTCCCGCATCGCACCGTGCAGAAGAACGCCGAGTTTGGTCTCGAAATTCGCGGCATCGATCCCGCCGAACGCCGCGAGATCGCCCGCACCGCGCTCAAGCAGGTCGGCCTGGATGGCTGGGAGGATGCCTACCCCAACCAGCTCTCCGGGGGCATGCAGCAGCGCGTCGGCCTGGCCCGGGCGCTGGCCAACGACGCCAGCGTGCTGCTGATGGACGAGGCCTTCTCGGCCCTCGACCCGCTGATCCGTGGCGACATGCAGCAGGAACTGCTGCAGCTGCAGAGTCGGATGCAGAAGACCACGGTGTTCATCACCCACGACCTGGATGAGGCGCTGACCATCGGCGATCGTATCGTGCTGCTCAAGGATGGCGAGATCGTGCAGATCGGCACCCCCGAGGAGATCCTCACCAAGCCCGCCGACGACTATGTGCGGCGCTTCATCGAAGGCGTCGACAAGGCGCGCATCCTCACCGCCGAGAGCGCCATGCGCCGGGTTCGCTCCACGGTGCGCGACAGCGACGGCCCGCGCACCGCGCTGCGCAAGATGCATGAGCATAGCCTCGACTCGATCTACATCATCGACCGCGACCAGCACCTGATCGGCCTGATCGAGGCCGAGGCGGCCAGCCAGGCGCTGGAGCAGGGCAAGGAGCGCGTCACCGATGTCATGACCCAGGATTTCCGGCGGGTCACACTCGAGGAGCCGATGCACCACCTGTTTGCCATGTTCAGTGAGCACAGCTTCCCGATTGCCGTGGTCGACGACCAGCAGCGCCTGCTCGGCGTGGTCGTCAAAGGCGCCGTACTCGACCAGCTGGCCCAGGCCGCTGAGCCCACACTCATCGCAGAGCGCCCCACCACGGCAGGAGAGGCATAA